A genomic stretch from Microbacterium proteolyticum includes:
- a CDS encoding SDR family oxidoreductase encodes MTRRAVVTGASSGIGEATARTLRARGWDVVGVARRAERLEALEAETGVVAHAADLTDGEAVAALAAWLEQTGGVDALVHVAGGARGSDRVEDGDPQDWRWMFEANVLSAQRLVASLLPGLRRAAAAAGHADLLFVTSTAAQVAYPGGGGYNAAKAGETMLVRALRQELNGEPLRVIEIAPGMVRTEEFTLNRLGGDQDAADKLYEGVEAPLVADDVADVIAYALDAPGHVNLDLVTVRPVAQSAQHLLARGPLTTR; translated from the coding sequence ATGACGCGACGCGCAGTGGTGACCGGGGCCAGTTCGGGTATCGGAGAGGCGACGGCGCGCACGCTCCGCGCCCGCGGGTGGGACGTGGTCGGCGTCGCCCGTCGCGCCGAGCGACTGGAAGCGCTCGAGGCCGAGACGGGCGTGGTGGCCCACGCCGCCGATCTGACCGACGGCGAGGCCGTCGCGGCGCTGGCCGCGTGGCTCGAGCAGACCGGCGGCGTCGACGCGCTGGTGCACGTGGCCGGTGGCGCGCGCGGCAGCGACCGCGTCGAGGACGGCGATCCGCAGGATTGGCGGTGGATGTTCGAGGCCAACGTGCTCTCGGCTCAGCGGCTGGTGGCATCCCTGCTCCCGGGCCTTCGTCGTGCCGCGGCCGCAGCGGGTCACGCCGACCTGCTCTTCGTCACGTCGACGGCCGCGCAGGTGGCGTACCCCGGCGGCGGCGGTTACAACGCGGCGAAGGCGGGGGAGACGATGCTCGTGCGAGCTCTGCGCCAAGAGCTCAACGGTGAACCGCTGCGCGTCATCGAGATCGCCCCGGGCATGGTGCGCACCGAGGAGTTCACGCTCAACCGTCTGGGCGGAGACCAGGATGCCGCCGACAAGCTGTACGAAGGCGTCGAGGCGCCGCTCGTGGCCGACGACGTGGCCGATGTCATCGCCTACGCGCTGGATGCGCCCGGGCACGTCAACCTCGATCTGGTGACGGTGCGGCCCGTCGCCCAGTCCGCCCAGCACCTGCTGGCGCGCGGTCCGCTCACGACCCGCTGA
- a CDS encoding bifunctional o-acetylhomoserine/o-acetylserine sulfhydrylase, with translation MSASENWRFETKQIHTGAQPDPVTKARATPIYQTTSYVFDNADHAANLFALAEFGNIYTRIQNPTQDVVEQRVAGLEGGTGALLVASGQAAETFAVLNIAQAGDHIVSSSSIYGGTYNLFKYTLAKLGIETTFVENQDDPAEWRAAVRPNTKLFFAETIGNPKINVLDIRSVADVAHEAGVPLIVDNTIATPYLIRPFEHGADIIVHSATKFLGGHGTTIGGVIVDGGTFAWSEHSDRFPGLTTPDPSYHGAVYTQAVGDGLAYIIKARVQLLRDLGASIAPQSAWQLIQGIETLSLRIERHVQNAQEIAEWLESHPDVASVNYSGLPTSPWYAAANNYAPKGVGAVLSFELKGGVEAGREFVNSLTLFSHLANIGDVRSLVIHPASTTHSQLTPEQQLTAGVTPGLVRLSVGLENIIDLKADLDQALAAARRLSEASRV, from the coding sequence ATGTCGGCATCCGAGAACTGGCGTTTCGAAACCAAGCAGATCCACACCGGCGCGCAGCCCGATCCGGTGACCAAGGCTCGTGCCACGCCGATCTATCAGACCACTTCGTACGTGTTCGACAACGCCGACCACGCCGCGAACCTCTTCGCGCTGGCCGAGTTCGGCAACATCTACACGCGCATCCAGAACCCCACGCAGGACGTCGTCGAGCAGCGCGTCGCGGGCCTCGAGGGCGGCACCGGCGCCCTCCTCGTCGCCAGCGGTCAGGCCGCCGAGACGTTCGCGGTGCTCAACATCGCGCAGGCGGGCGATCACATCGTGTCGTCGAGCTCGATCTACGGCGGCACCTACAACCTCTTCAAGTACACCCTCGCCAAGCTGGGCATCGAGACGACGTTCGTCGAGAACCAGGACGACCCGGCGGAGTGGCGTGCCGCGGTCCGCCCGAACACCAAGCTGTTCTTCGCCGAGACCATCGGCAACCCCAAGATCAACGTGCTGGACATCCGCTCCGTCGCCGATGTGGCGCACGAGGCCGGCGTCCCGCTCATCGTCGACAACACGATCGCCACGCCCTACCTCATCCGTCCGTTCGAGCACGGCGCCGACATCATCGTGCACTCCGCGACCAAGTTCCTCGGCGGGCACGGCACCACCATCGGCGGCGTCATCGTCGACGGCGGCACCTTCGCGTGGTCGGAGCACTCCGACCGCTTCCCGGGCCTCACCACGCCCGACCCCTCCTACCACGGTGCCGTCTACACGCAGGCGGTCGGCGACGGCCTCGCGTACATCATCAAGGCCCGCGTCCAGCTGCTGCGCGACCTCGGCGCCTCGATCGCCCCGCAGAGCGCGTGGCAGCTGATCCAGGGCATCGAGACGCTGTCGCTGCGCATCGAACGTCACGTGCAGAACGCGCAGGAGATCGCGGAGTGGCTCGAGTCGCACCCCGATGTCGCGAGCGTGAACTACTCGGGCCTGCCGACCTCGCCCTGGTACGCCGCCGCCAACAACTACGCCCCCAAGGGCGTCGGCGCGGTGCTGTCGTTCGAGCTGAAGGGCGGAGTCGAGGCGGGCCGCGAGTTCGTGAACTCCCTGACGCTGTTCAGCCACCTCGCCAACATCGGCGACGTGCGTTCGCTCGTCATCCACCCCGCGTCCACGACGCATTCGCAGCTCACGCCCGAACAGCAGCTGACCGCGGGCGTGACGCCCGGGCTGGTGCGCCTGTCGGTGGGTCTCGAGAACATCATCGATCTCAAGGCCGATCTCGATCAGGCCCTCGCCGCCGCGCGTCGCCTCTCGGAGGCCTCGCGCGTCTGA
- a CDS encoding phosphoribosyltransferase: protein MTDERERLSWDDFGVATRDISRAIVADGFHPEVVVAIARGGLLPGGAIAYGLGVKNCGALNVEFYTGVGTVLDAPEVLPPALDLSYLEGRRVLLVDDVADSGRTLDLAVKLLDRHGAEARSAVIYTKPTTVITPDYSWKDTTLWIEFPWSHQGSVAEEDAA from the coding sequence GTGACGGACGAGCGCGAGCGGTTGAGCTGGGACGATTTCGGAGTCGCGACGCGCGACATCTCGCGGGCGATCGTCGCCGACGGGTTCCACCCCGAGGTGGTCGTCGCGATCGCCCGGGGTGGGCTGCTGCCGGGCGGGGCCATCGCGTACGGTCTCGGCGTGAAGAACTGCGGCGCGCTCAACGTGGAGTTCTACACCGGTGTGGGGACCGTCCTGGACGCCCCGGAGGTGCTGCCGCCCGCGCTCGATCTGTCCTATCTCGAGGGACGCCGCGTGCTCCTCGTCGATGACGTCGCCGACAGCGGTCGCACGCTCGATCTGGCCGTCAAGCTGCTCGACCGGCACGGAGCCGAAGCGCGGTCCGCCGTGATCTACACGAAACCCACCACCGTCATCACGCCCGACTACTCGTGGAAGGACACCACGCTCTGGATCGAGTTCCCGTGGTCGCACCAGGGGTCGGTGGCCGAAGAAGACGCGGCGTGA
- a CDS encoding uracil-DNA glycosylase: MTAKSLAELADAGLIDASWVEPLAPVADDIAAIGARLRQEGTPYLPAGELVLRAFRTPLAAVRVLIVGQDPYPTPGHPIGLSFAVDPHVRPVPRSLANIYRELSDDLGIAPAAHGDLSAWATQGVMLLNRVLTVAPGAPASHRGWGWERVTEHAIRCLVARDEPLVAVLWGRDAMNLTPLLGATAVVSSPHPSPLSASRGFFGSRPFSRVNALLEEQGAAAVDWRLPA; encoded by the coding sequence GTGACGGCGAAGTCGCTCGCCGAACTCGCGGACGCCGGGCTGATCGACGCCAGCTGGGTGGAGCCGTTGGCGCCTGTCGCCGATGACATCGCCGCGATCGGCGCTCGCCTGCGTCAGGAGGGCACGCCGTACCTCCCCGCCGGAGAACTCGTCCTGCGCGCCTTCCGGACCCCGCTGGCCGCGGTGCGGGTCCTCATCGTCGGGCAGGACCCCTATCCGACGCCGGGCCATCCGATCGGCCTGTCGTTCGCGGTCGACCCGCACGTGCGACCGGTGCCGCGAAGCCTGGCGAACATCTACCGGGAGCTTTCCGACGACCTCGGCATCGCCCCCGCCGCGCACGGCGATCTCTCCGCGTGGGCGACGCAGGGCGTCATGCTGCTGAACAGGGTGCTCACGGTGGCACCGGGCGCCCCGGCATCCCACCGCGGCTGGGGATGGGAGCGCGTCACCGAGCACGCCATCCGGTGCCTGGTGGCCCGGGACGAGCCGCTGGTGGCGGTGTTGTGGGGGCGGGATGCCATGAACCTCACGCCGCTGCTAGGGGCGACGGCCGTCGTCTCGTCGCCGCACCCCTCCCCGCTGTCGGCGAGCCGCGGGTTCTTCGGGTCGAGGCCGTTCTCGCGCGTCAACGCCCTGCTCGAGGAGCAGGGCGCAGCCGCAGTCGACTGGCGACTGCCCGCCTGA
- the metX gene encoding homoserine O-acetyltransferase MetX produces MDWQISEDTVPSAPVTEADARFLLGRPPATGAWRDGDPAGERQFASFGSFRTENAESLPLVRLAYETWGELSPARDNAVLVLHALTGDSHVRGAAGPGHSTAGWWSDLVGPGAAIDTDRWFVVAPNMLGGCQGSTGPASIAPDGYEWASRFPYLTIRDQVAAQALLADALGVERWYAVVGGSMGGMHAIEWAAGLPDRVARAAILSAPPITTADQIALNSVQLDTVRMDPRFAGGEYYDAGDGDGPHRGLALARRMALLNYRSPTELNQRFQRSWQSGVSPLGRGGRFAVESYLDFHGNKFTRRFDANSYLTLVEAMNSHDVGRGRDGVEDALARVTATTLVLGIDSDRLFPIDGQHRIARGIPHTLDGDEAVVLTSDFGHDGFLIETAAVAAHLRRLLAT; encoded by the coding sequence ATGGACTGGCAGATCTCCGAAGACACGGTGCCCTCGGCCCCGGTGACGGAGGCCGACGCGCGGTTCCTCCTCGGCCGCCCCCCGGCGACCGGCGCGTGGCGCGACGGCGACCCCGCGGGCGAGCGCCAGTTCGCCTCGTTCGGTTCCTTCCGGACCGAGAATGCCGAGTCCCTCCCGCTCGTGCGCCTCGCCTACGAGACGTGGGGCGAGCTCTCCCCCGCGCGCGACAACGCCGTGCTGGTGCTCCACGCCCTCACCGGTGACAGTCACGTGCGCGGGGCGGCCGGACCCGGGCACTCCACCGCCGGATGGTGGAGCGACCTGGTCGGGCCCGGAGCCGCGATCGACACCGACCGGTGGTTCGTCGTGGCCCCCAACATGCTGGGCGGATGCCAGGGCTCGACGGGACCGGCGAGCATCGCGCCCGACGGGTACGAGTGGGCGTCGCGTTTTCCGTATCTCACGATCCGCGACCAGGTCGCCGCGCAGGCGCTGCTCGCGGACGCGCTCGGCGTCGAGCGGTGGTACGCCGTGGTCGGCGGGTCGATGGGCGGCATGCACGCGATCGAATGGGCCGCGGGTCTGCCGGACCGCGTCGCGCGCGCGGCGATCCTGTCGGCGCCTCCGATCACGACGGCCGACCAGATCGCCCTCAACTCGGTGCAGCTCGACACCGTGCGCATGGACCCGCGCTTCGCGGGCGGGGAGTACTACGACGCCGGCGACGGCGACGGCCCGCACCGCGGTCTCGCGCTCGCGCGCCGCATGGCGCTGTTGAACTACCGCAGCCCCACCGAGCTCAACCAGCGGTTCCAACGGTCATGGCAATCAGGTGTGAGCCCCCTCGGCCGAGGCGGTCGGTTCGCCGTCGAGAGCTATCTCGACTTCCACGGCAACAAGTTCACCCGCCGGTTCGACGCGAACAGCTACCTCACCCTGGTCGAGGCGATGAATTCGCACGACGTGGGCCGCGGCCGCGACGGCGTCGAGGACGCCCTCGCCCGGGTCACCGCCACGACTCTGGTGCTCGGTATCGACAGCGACCGACTCTTCCCCATCGACGGCCAGCACCGGATCGCGCGCGGCATCCCGCATACGCTCGACGGTGACGAGGCGGTCGTGCTGACGAGCGACTTCGGGCACGACGGCTTCCTCATCGAGACCGCCGCCGTCGCCGCCCACCTGCGCCGGCTGCTCGCGACCTGA
- a CDS encoding GNAT family N-acetyltransferase, whose protein sequence is MLEEEYEKSRRRAPAHLRRAPEPERPFSYEIRPATEADIPDIREIYNYYVRNSVVTFDEKAWSLTKWRDKFATLQKLKLPFLVAQSPSGQILGYALVQPWQSKSAYRYTVENSIYLGQAAAGKGLGRALLEALIDACQELGIREMVAAISDKGADASIALHEKLGFTEVGRMGRVGFKFGRWLGVVYLQKSIPSKKKRRKLFG, encoded by the coding sequence GTGCTGGAAGAGGAGTACGAGAAGAGCCGTCGGCGAGCCCCGGCCCACCTGCGTCGCGCACCCGAGCCCGAGCGCCCGTTCTCGTATGAGATCCGCCCGGCGACCGAGGCCGACATCCCCGACATCCGGGAGATCTACAACTACTACGTGCGCAACTCCGTCGTCACCTTCGACGAGAAGGCCTGGTCCCTCACCAAATGGCGGGACAAGTTCGCCACACTGCAGAAGTTGAAGCTGCCGTTCCTGGTGGCGCAGTCGCCCAGCGGGCAGATCCTCGGCTACGCCCTGGTGCAGCCGTGGCAGTCCAAGTCGGCGTATCGCTACACCGTCGAGAACTCCATCTACCTCGGCCAGGCCGCGGCCGGGAAGGGCCTCGGGCGGGCTTTGCTGGAGGCGCTCATCGATGCGTGTCAGGAGCTCGGGATCCGGGAGATGGTGGCCGCGATCAGCGACAAGGGCGCGGACGCATCGATCGCGCTGCACGAGAAGCTCGGTTTCACCGAGGTCGGTCGCATGGGGCGTGTGGGCTTCAAGTTCGGCCGGTGGCTGGGCGTGGTCTATCTGCAGAAGAGCATTCCGTCGAAGAAGAAGCGGCGGAAACTGTTCGGCTGA
- a CDS encoding SDR family NAD(P)-dependent oxidoreductase, producing MANYLLIAASSDIGGATATRLRDAGHRVLTTARDSTVIEPDFLLDATDFDAVDRVVAEAGEVEGIAVFAGSMLLKPAHLTSREQYDGLIAASLTTAFAVVRAAGSHLRNGGAVVLVSSAAALAGLPNHDGIAAAKAGVIGLTLSAAASYAAHGLRVNAVAPGLVQTRLTEKLTSTDMSRKVSEAMHPLGRLGEPDDVARAVEFLLAPENAWLTGQVIGVDGGLGSLRPRQKI from the coding sequence ATGGCGAACTACCTCCTCATCGCGGCCTCGAGCGACATCGGCGGGGCGACGGCGACACGACTGCGCGACGCGGGTCACCGCGTCCTCACGACGGCTCGGGACTCCACCGTCATCGAGCCCGATTTCCTCCTGGATGCCACGGACTTCGACGCCGTGGACCGTGTCGTCGCCGAGGCGGGGGAGGTGGAGGGCATTGCGGTGTTCGCCGGGTCGATGCTGCTCAAGCCCGCGCACCTCACCTCCCGCGAACAGTACGACGGGCTGATCGCGGCTTCGCTGACCACGGCGTTCGCGGTGGTGCGGGCGGCGGGGTCGCACCTGCGAAACGGCGGGGCGGTGGTGCTCGTGTCGTCGGCGGCGGCGCTGGCGGGCCTGCCCAACCACGATGGCATCGCCGCGGCCAAGGCCGGCGTCATCGGTCTGACGCTCTCGGCCGCCGCCAGCTACGCCGCCCACGGGCTGCGGGTGAACGCCGTGGCCCCCGGCCTCGTGCAGACGCGCCTCACCGAGAAGCTCACCTCGACCGACATGTCGCGGAAGGTCTCGGAGGCCATGCACCCGCTCGGTCGTCTGGGGGAGCCGGACGACGTCGCCCGCGCCGTCGAGTTCCTGCTCGCCCCGGAGAACGCGTGGCTGACGGGCCAGGTCATCGGAGTGGACGGCGGCCTGGGGAGCCTCCGGCCGCGGCAGAAGATCTAA